A stretch of the Bradyrhizobium arachidis genome encodes the following:
- a CDS encoding pilus assembly protein yields MFRLPVVNRVGRLLARFTKAEQGNIAVIFAIALLPVLGFVGAAIDYSRGVQARASMQAALDSTALMLSKDLTQGTITTSDINTKAQGYFAALYNNTSATVTGVTANYTAASSTTAATIALTANASMPTQFIRILPRILYNTNTYDNLNLNSNSTTTWGNVKMRVALALDNTGSMASDGKITALRNAVAGTGGLIDQLSALSKTNGDVYISVIPFAKVVNLGASNYTQSYLDWTDWLNPPTTQPNNGSYQASLPINWHAFGPGAKCPFSNSNGGFSCTTGPTSSSTTSTIPSSGSYSGYICPSVDANSHALYNGCWTSEAAGTGVFCTGSNSCSCPRDSSNNAIAGCSCSTSNGVKSCTGNLYVHNWTQPGPNDTTHNTSQPRVSAVVGWTNNRYTSTNTTPTVLNDYRLASTNPISNWTGCVADRTQPNDATGVLPVSSDVTTLFPANEYYENSTAYCSSSVSSQLKPIIPLSYSWTTLKDAVNAMQPTGGTNQAVGLAWAWQSLLVGGPLNTPAEDANTTYNRVIILLSDGLNTEDRWPEYGNGSSQASGDPIDARQALMCSNLKAAKDSKGQDMYTIYTIQVNTHSPADATSTVLQNCASSPDKFFMLTSSSQIVTTFNTIGTALSKLRVAH; encoded by the coding sequence ATGTTTCGCCTGCCCGTCGTTAATCGAGTTGGTCGGCTCCTCGCCCGCTTCACGAAGGCCGAACAAGGCAATATTGCGGTCATCTTCGCTATCGCGCTATTGCCGGTCCTGGGCTTCGTAGGCGCAGCCATCGACTATAGCCGCGGCGTCCAGGCGCGCGCGTCGATGCAGGCGGCGCTCGATTCCACGGCGCTGATGCTCTCGAAAGACCTGACGCAGGGCACCATCACCACCTCCGACATCAACACGAAGGCCCAAGGCTATTTCGCGGCCCTCTACAACAACACGTCCGCGACTGTCACGGGGGTCACCGCCAACTATACCGCCGCCAGCAGCACCACCGCCGCGACGATTGCACTCACGGCAAATGCATCGATGCCAACTCAATTCATCCGGATTTTGCCCCGGATTCTCTACAACACCAATACGTACGACAATCTCAATCTCAACTCGAACTCGACGACTACTTGGGGCAACGTCAAGATGCGCGTGGCGCTGGCGCTCGACAACACGGGCTCGATGGCGTCGGACGGCAAGATCACCGCACTGCGTAATGCCGTGGCAGGAACCGGCGGCCTGATCGATCAGCTCAGCGCGCTCAGCAAGACCAATGGTGACGTCTACATCTCGGTCATTCCTTTTGCGAAGGTCGTCAATCTCGGTGCGAGCAACTACACCCAGAGCTACCTCGACTGGACCGACTGGCTGAACCCGCCAACGACACAGCCCAACAACGGAAGCTATCAGGCATCGCTGCCGATCAACTGGCACGCCTTCGGTCCCGGTGCGAAGTGCCCCTTCTCCAACAGCAACGGCGGCTTCTCCTGCACAACAGGCCCGACCAGCAGTTCCACCACCTCGACGATCCCGTCGAGCGGCAGCTACTCAGGCTACATCTGCCCGAGCGTGGATGCGAACTCGCACGCGCTCTACAATGGCTGCTGGACCAGCGAAGCCGCAGGCACCGGCGTGTTCTGCACGGGATCCAACAGCTGCTCCTGTCCGAGGGATTCCTCGAACAATGCGATCGCCGGCTGCAGTTGCTCGACGAGCAACGGCGTCAAATCGTGCACCGGCAATCTCTACGTCCACAACTGGACGCAGCCCGGACCGAACGACACGACGCACAATACCAGCCAGCCCCGGGTGAGTGCCGTCGTCGGCTGGACCAACAACAGATATACCTCGACCAACACCACGCCCACCGTCCTGAACGATTACCGTCTGGCCTCGACGAATCCGATCAGCAACTGGACCGGCTGCGTCGCCGACCGCACCCAGCCCAATGATGCGACCGGCGTGCTGCCAGTGTCCTCGGACGTCACGACGCTGTTCCCGGCCAACGAATATTACGAGAACAGCACAGCCTATTGCAGCAGCAGCGTCTCGAGCCAGCTCAAGCCGATCATTCCGCTGAGCTATAGCTGGACCACACTCAAGGACGCCGTCAACGCGATGCAGCCGACGGGCGGCACCAACCAGGCGGTCGGATTGGCCTGGGCCTGGCAGTCATTGCTGGTCGGAGGCCCGCTGAACACACCGGCCGAGGACGCCAACACGACGTACAACCGGGTTATCATCCTCTTGTCCGACGGCTTGAACACCGAGGACCGCTGGCCCGAATACGGCAACGGCAGCTCGCAGGCGTCGGGCGATCCGATCGACGCGCGGCAGGCGCTGATGTGCAGCAACCTGAAGGCGGCCAAGGATTCCAAGGGCCAGGACATGTACACGATCTACACGATCCAGGTGAACACTCACTCGCCCGCCGATGCGACGTCCACCGTGCTGCAGAACTGCGCGAGCAGCCCCGACAAGTTCTTCATGCTGACGAGCTCGAGCCAGATCGTGACCACGTTCAACACGATCGGCACGGCGCTGAGCAAGCTGCGCGTGGCGCACTGA
- the clpS gene encoding ATP-dependent Clp protease adapter ClpS, with protein sequence MSNDENRPGNTTGPTTSVITKVKPKTKRPNLYRVLILNDDYTPMEFVVHVLEKFFQKDVEAATKIMLHVHHHGIGECGVFTYEIAETKVTQVMDFARKHQHPLQCVMEKK encoded by the coding sequence ATGAGCAACGACGAAAATCGTCCCGGCAACACCACGGGACCGACCACCTCGGTCATCACCAAGGTGAAGCCCAAGACCAAGCGGCCCAATCTCTACCGGGTGCTGATCCTCAACGACGACTACACGCCGATGGAGTTCGTCGTTCACGTCCTGGAGAAGTTCTTCCAGAAGGACGTCGAGGCCGCGACCAAGATCATGTTGCACGTCCACCATCACGGTATCGGGGAATGCGGCGTGTTCACCTACGAGATTGCCGAGACGAAGGTCACGCAGGTGATGGATTTTGCGCGCAAGCACCAGCACCCCCTGCAATGCGTGATGGAAAAGAAGTGA
- a CDS encoding phasin family protein yields the protein MFKVEDFQNYGKEHFEQVVASATSVQHGLQAIASAYGDFTKKSFEDTKSFVEKLSGVKSLDKALEAQTEFARSSYETFVAESQKIAGLYNDLAKQAFKPVETIVSKFTPAGN from the coding sequence ATGTTCAAGGTTGAAGACTTCCAAAACTACGGCAAAGAGCATTTCGAGCAGGTCGTTGCCTCCGCGACCTCGGTGCAGCATGGCCTGCAGGCGATCGCCAGCGCCTATGGCGACTTCACCAAGAAGTCGTTCGAAGACACCAAGTCCTTCGTTGAGAAGCTTTCCGGCGTGAAGTCGCTGGACAAGGCCCTGGAAGCCCAGACCGAGTTCGCCCGCTCGAGCTACGAGACCTTCGTCGCCGAGTCGCAGAAGATCGCGGGCCTCTACAACGACCTCGCCAAGCAGGCATTCAAGCCGGTCGAGACCATCGTGTCGAAGTTCACCCCCGCCGGGAACTAA
- a CDS encoding D-alanyl-D-alanine carboxypeptidase — translation MLRKNLSSSRLARVGVFGLLTVTTAVIFTTEAADARRYRHRHYAHHRVQRDVSESSSAKFASIIVDGNSGTTLQATSPDALRHPASLTKIMTLYLLFERLEAGKMKLDTEMSVSQHAASQDPTKLNLRPGQTIRVEDAIKGLVTRSANDAAVVIAEAIGGDEDDFAGMMTRKARSLGMSKTVYRNASGLPNDEQVTTARDQATLGRAIQDRFPRYYRYFATATFNFRGQSIRNHNHLLGSVEGVDGIKTGYTRASGFNLVSSMRRGNRHLVGVVLGGRSGGSRDAIMRNLLAENLEKAATSRTAVAITERNSSEASTEVADASEAPARAAPQVQAAAAPEPVAPRTAPASRMSALAAATAAMPPAQPKAEKTAEAKLEPPAPLTNGVIASQPLSIIPGSSEPMKPVKVKTVQVKAGAVKVASATPAQPSPPITSTVSSARAEVAETSGAVVARADVAKSEISKTEIAKPEAARAELPQQPAGHGTGHGILGVLPAATAAAPAPAPRLASAEPAPQPIQMSSTTRPVVTHSGWIVQVGALESEGEAQQRIEAARSSARGLLSKADPFTEVVAKDNRKLYRARFAGLERDQAEAVCRALKRADISCITVRN, via the coding sequence ATGCTTCGTAAAAACTTGTCTTCCTCGCGCTTGGCGCGGGTTGGGGTTTTCGGGCTTCTTACGGTCACCACCGCAGTCATCTTCACGACGGAAGCTGCCGACGCACGGCGCTATCGTCATCGCCATTACGCGCACCATCGCGTGCAGCGCGATGTGTCCGAAAGCTCCAGCGCGAAATTCGCCTCGATCATCGTCGACGGCAATTCCGGCACCACGCTGCAGGCGACGAGCCCCGACGCGCTCCGCCATCCCGCCTCGCTCACCAAGATCATGACGCTCTATCTGCTGTTCGAGCGTCTGGAAGCCGGCAAGATGAAGCTCGACACCGAGATGTCGGTGTCGCAGCACGCCGCCAGCCAGGATCCGACCAAGCTGAACCTGCGTCCCGGCCAGACCATCCGCGTCGAAGACGCCATCAAGGGTCTCGTCACCCGCTCCGCCAATGACGCCGCCGTGGTGATCGCCGAAGCGATCGGCGGCGACGAGGACGATTTTGCCGGGATGATGACGCGCAAGGCGCGCTCGCTCGGCATGTCCAAGACCGTCTATCGCAACGCCTCGGGCCTGCCCAACGACGAGCAGGTGACCACGGCGCGCGACCAGGCCACCCTCGGCCGCGCGATCCAGGATCGCTTCCCGCGCTACTACCGCTACTTCGCGACCGCGACGTTCAATTTCCGCGGCCAGTCGATCCGCAACCACAATCACCTGCTCGGCAGCGTCGAGGGCGTGGACGGCATCAAGACCGGCTACACCCGCGCCTCCGGCTTCAACCTCGTGAGCTCGATGCGCCGCGGCAACCGCCATCTGGTCGGCGTCGTGCTCGGCGGCCGCAGCGGCGGCTCGCGCGATGCCATCATGCGCAATTTGCTCGCCGAGAACCTCGAGAAGGCCGCGACCTCCCGCACCGCCGTCGCGATCACCGAACGCAATTCGTCGGAAGCTTCGACCGAAGTTGCCGACGCCTCCGAGGCCCCGGCGCGCGCTGCGCCGCAGGTTCAGGCCGCAGCCGCCCCCGAACCGGTGGCTCCGCGCACCGCGCCCGCCTCGCGCATGTCGGCGCTGGCCGCCGCCACCGCTGCGATGCCCCCGGCCCAGCCCAAGGCCGAAAAGACGGCTGAAGCCAAGCTGGAGCCGCCCGCCCCGCTCACCAACGGTGTGATCGCAAGCCAGCCGCTGTCCATCATTCCCGGCTCCTCGGAGCCGATGAAGCCGGTCAAGGTGAAGACGGTTCAGGTGAAGGCCGGCGCCGTCAAGGTCGCCTCCGCGACCCCCGCACAGCCGTCACCGCCGATCACCAGCACGGTTTCAAGCGCGCGCGCCGAAGTCGCGGAAACCTCGGGCGCGGTCGTCGCCCGCGCCGACGTCGCCAAATCCGAGATCAGCAAGACCGAGATCGCGAAGCCGGAAGCCGCCCGCGCCGAGCTGCCGCAGCAGCCGGCCGGACATGGCACCGGACACGGCATTTTGGGCGTCCTGCCGGCGGCGACCGCCGCCGCACCGGCGCCCGCCCCGCGGCTCGCCTCGGCCGAGCCGGCGCCGCAGCCGATCCAGATGAGCAGCACCACCCGGCCAGTCGTCACCCACAGCGGCTGGATCGTGCAGGTCGGCGCGTTGGAAAGCGAGGGCGAGGCCCAGCAGCGCATCGAAGCCGCCCGCAGCTCGGCCCGCGGCCTGCTCAGCAAGGCCGATCCGTTCACCGAGGTGGTCGCCAAGGACAATCGCAAGCTCTACCGCGCCCGCTTCGCGGGGCTCGAACGGGACCAGGCGGAAGCCGTCTGCCGCGCGCTGAAGCGCGCCGACATCTCCTGCATCACCGTCCGAAACTGA